The proteins below come from a single Saccharopolyspora sp. SCSIO 74807 genomic window:
- a CDS encoding MFS transporter, with amino-acid sequence MSDVRRRLSYLLLCTSGGVIFQVAYIRFVFLEPTYQALGLSGPEYGDIMSVFGAVAAVMYFAGGWFADRFAPRALVATALTITGLADLALIAVPGYATALLAHVVMAFAGMALYWPALVRAIGSFGSSAQQGRLFGFLEAIRGVTSTVISGIAALLIGTALAPATGVRALIGTYGVLCLVLAGLIWLALRGPADGIASGERSALSVRDLAAAARNKYTWLLGGSIMLMYCFYTTLGYFSPLLQHEFGVTAAMIGVLGVVRSYVFQFVAGPLGGFCVDKVTRSTPRFLRLAFVAAAVCVVVLLFLPRESGLKWVAVALMFALSLVVFASRGVYWASMTEARIPEHQRGGVIGLASGLAYLPDAFLPGLVARWIGDPGTGTAAQGGYGILFGVLAGAAVLGIALTTLTLRVQRHEPDAGPQPRPAAVR; translated from the coding sequence GTGAGCGATGTGCGGAGACGGCTGAGTTATCTGCTGCTGTGCACGTCCGGCGGGGTCATATTCCAGGTGGCCTACATCAGATTCGTTTTCCTGGAACCGACCTATCAGGCGCTCGGACTCAGCGGACCGGAATACGGCGACATCATGTCGGTGTTCGGCGCGGTCGCCGCGGTGATGTACTTCGCGGGTGGCTGGTTCGCCGACCGGTTCGCCCCGCGTGCGCTCGTCGCGACGGCGCTGACGATCACCGGGCTCGCCGACCTGGCGCTGATCGCCGTGCCCGGCTACGCCACCGCGCTGCTCGCGCACGTCGTCATGGCCTTCGCCGGGATGGCGCTCTATTGGCCGGCGCTGGTGCGCGCGATCGGCTCGTTCGGTTCCTCCGCGCAGCAAGGCAGGTTGTTCGGCTTCCTGGAGGCGATCCGCGGCGTCACATCGACGGTGATCAGCGGGATCGCCGCGTTGCTGATCGGGACCGCGCTCGCCCCGGCAACAGGGGTGCGCGCGCTGATCGGGACCTATGGCGTGCTGTGCCTGGTGCTGGCGGGCCTGATCTGGCTCGCGCTGCGCGGCCCGGCCGACGGCATCGCGAGCGGCGAACGTTCGGCCCTGTCGGTGCGCGATCTGGCCGCGGCCGCGCGGAACAAGTACACCTGGCTGCTCGGCGGATCGATCATGCTGATGTACTGCTTCTACACCACGCTGGGCTACTTCTCCCCGCTGCTGCAGCACGAATTCGGCGTCACGGCCGCCATGATCGGCGTGCTCGGCGTCGTGCGCAGCTACGTGTTCCAGTTCGTCGCGGGGCCGCTCGGCGGGTTCTGCGTGGACAAGGTGACCCGGTCCACTCCCCGCTTCCTGCGGCTGGCGTTCGTCGCAGCAGCGGTGTGCGTGGTCGTGCTGCTGTTCCTGCCGCGCGAATCAGGGTTGAAGTGGGTCGCGGTGGCGCTGATGTTCGCGCTGTCGCTCGTGGTCTTCGCCAGCCGCGGGGTGTACTGGGCGAGCATGACCGAGGCCCGCATCCCCGAGCACCAGCGGGGCGGCGTGATCGGCCTCGCCTCGGGACTGGCCTACCTGCCGGATGCGTTCCTGCCCGGTCTCGTCGCCAGGTGGATCGGCGACCCCGGCACGGGCACGGCCGCGCAAGGCGGCTACGGCATCTTGTTCGGCGTGCTGGCCGGTGCCGCCGTCCTGGGGATCGCGCTGACCACGCTGACGCTGCGCGTGCAGCGACATGAGCCGGACGCCGGACCGCAGCCGCGGCCGGCCGCGGTGCGCTGA
- a CDS encoding SDR family oxidoreductase, whose translation MDIQDFSLDLFSLRGRNAIVTGGNTGLGRAFTVALAKAGANVFAPTVADDGGTTRQLVEETGARLETQEIDLTGPGAPERVVESCVDAFGSVDVLVNSAGIAELAPVAEFGRQHWDPMIALNLTAPFELGWCAGRRMAQQGRGKIINIASLFSFLGGQSSPAYAATKHGIVGFTRAYCDELGAHNVQCNAIAPGYFATPLTERTRADPAQNQRVLEHIPAARWGELGDLMGATVFLASRVSDYVNGHVLSVDGGYLTR comes from the coding sequence TTGGACATCCAGGACTTCTCCCTCGACCTGTTCTCGCTGCGCGGCCGCAACGCCATCGTCACGGGCGGCAACACGGGACTCGGCCGGGCGTTCACGGTGGCGCTCGCGAAAGCGGGCGCGAACGTCTTCGCGCCCACCGTCGCAGACGACGGCGGCACGACCCGGCAACTGGTCGAGGAAACGGGTGCTCGTCTGGAGACGCAGGAGATCGACCTCACCGGGCCGGGTGCTCCCGAGCGGGTCGTGGAGTCCTGTGTGGACGCATTCGGCTCGGTCGACGTACTGGTCAACTCGGCAGGAATCGCCGAGCTCGCACCGGTCGCGGAGTTCGGCAGGCAGCACTGGGACCCGATGATCGCGCTGAACCTGACCGCGCCGTTCGAACTCGGCTGGTGCGCCGGGCGCCGCATGGCGCAGCAGGGCCGCGGCAAGATCATCAACATCGCGTCGCTGTTCTCGTTCCTCGGCGGCCAAAGCTCACCGGCCTACGCCGCTACCAAGCACGGCATCGTCGGCTTCACCAGGGCCTACTGCGACGAGCTCGGCGCGCACAACGTCCAGTGCAACGCGATCGCACCCGGATACTTCGCCACCCCGCTCACCGAGCGGACCCGGGCCGACCCCGCGCAGAACCAGCGGGTGCTCGAGCACATCCCCGCCGCACGTTGGGGCGAACTGGGCGACTTGATGGGCGCGACGGTCTTCCTCGCCAGCCGCGTCTCCGACT
- a CDS encoding Zn-dependent alcohol dehydrogenase, giving the protein METRAAVLEETAAPLAFRTLRLDEPRPGEVAVRIAATGVCASDAHTISGRIPSPLPAVLGHEGAGVVTAVGAGVGHVEVGDHVALCWLPSCGRCRYCQAGRPVLCTASAPALLAGTLLDGTVRMHDGERDVHHYSFLSTFSENTVVPAASAIKIPATIPFPVAALVGCGVLTGYGAVVNRARVAPGDVVLVYGAGGVGLSAIMAARLSGADEIVVVEPHPDKRAGAVLFGATRVLAPEDDVVAEVHGLNGGADVTIDAVGKEGLLEQAFDATAPGGSVVCVGVPAATAYASVPAARFVREEKYLTGSLYGSSRPAQDIPKLLNQFGTGKLPIDELISKTYRFDEINTAFADLATGASRRGVVLVDAELAGR; this is encoded by the coding sequence ATGGAAACTCGTGCCGCGGTCCTCGAAGAGACCGCCGCCCCGCTCGCATTCCGCACGCTCCGCCTGGACGAGCCCCGCCCGGGAGAAGTCGCGGTGCGGATCGCCGCGACCGGCGTGTGCGCCAGCGACGCGCACACGATCAGCGGGCGCATCCCGTCGCCGCTGCCCGCCGTCCTCGGCCACGAGGGGGCCGGCGTCGTCACCGCGGTCGGTGCCGGAGTCGGGCACGTCGAGGTCGGTGACCACGTCGCGCTGTGCTGGCTGCCCAGCTGCGGCCGGTGCCGCTACTGCCAAGCGGGCCGCCCGGTGCTGTGCACGGCCAGCGCGCCCGCGCTGCTGGCGGGCACCTTGCTGGACGGGACCGTCCGGATGCACGACGGCGAGCGCGACGTCCACCACTACTCGTTCCTGTCCACGTTCTCCGAGAACACGGTGGTTCCTGCCGCCAGTGCCATCAAAATCCCCGCAACGATCCCATTTCCGGTCGCCGCACTCGTCGGCTGCGGAGTGCTCACCGGTTACGGCGCCGTGGTGAACCGCGCCCGGGTGGCGCCGGGCGACGTGGTGCTCGTCTACGGCGCGGGCGGTGTCGGACTCAGCGCGATCATGGCAGCGCGGCTGTCCGGGGCGGACGAGATCGTGGTCGTCGAGCCGCACCCGGACAAGCGAGCGGGCGCCGTGCTGTTCGGAGCAACGCGCGTGCTGGCGCCGGAGGACGACGTGGTCGCCGAGGTGCACGGGCTCAACGGCGGCGCTGACGTGACCATCGACGCGGTCGGCAAGGAAGGCTTGCTGGAGCAGGCGTTCGACGCCACCGCACCGGGCGGCAGCGTGGTGTGCGTCGGTGTTCCCGCGGCCACGGCGTACGCGAGCGTTCCCGCCGCGCGCTTCGTGCGCGAGGAGAAGTACCTGACCGGCAGCCTCTACGGCTCCAGCCGCCCGGCCCAGGACATCCCGAAGCTGCTGAACCAGTTCGGCACCGGCAAGCTGCCGATCGACGAACTGATCTCGAAGACCTACCGCTTCGACGAGATCAACACCGCGTTCGCCGATCTGGCCACGGGTGCGAGCCGGCGCGGCGTCGTGCTCGTCGATGCGGAACTCGCCGGCCGATGA